The Aedes aegypti strain LVP_AGWG chromosome 3, AaegL5.0 Primary Assembly, whole genome shotgun sequence genome contains a region encoding:
- the LOC5577771 gene encoding peptide transporter family 1: MTEDSKHGEVATANGDGKDVEGADVKKLKYPRSIPFIISNEFCERFNYYGMRTILVLYLTRKLDYDDDTATVLYHSFTTLVYFMCVIGAIISDSWLGKFKTILYLSIVYVCGSTLIAIGAIPTLDLDARAMTVVGLLLIAIGSGGIKPCVAAFGGEQFKMPEQAKYLALFFSMFYFAVNSGSFVSTMITPILREDVKCFDSDDCFSLAFGVPGILMITSIIIFLFGKPLYKITAPAGNMFMKVSKCIWTAIRTRSKEKSVNPREHWLDYSEKRWGQQLVDETKILLNVLRLYIPLPVFWALFDQQGSRWTFQATRMDGDLGFWTIKPDQMQVINPLLILIFIPLYEVAFYPLLSLLGIRRPLQKLTLGGIFAGIAFVISTIVEIQLEGTYAVMPQAGESQLRIFNGMPCEYNVQTEVPNHDTFILKSMEMFEEKYIAVNGNKSFTYTFTSNTPGCADFTDRFELEEYKQISYLVNNRDGEPKLFRYEDNTDKSSKGFPMFRVLGNTAQDRPIVFKDLDADPQFDRHSNTTYFHDIIESYPSRYEISVDNKKLMEYSMRLGGVYAFIISENGNELKAEAIVVTEPNSINMLWLVPQYVVMTLGEVMYSITGLEFSFTQAPESMKSVLQGCWQLTVAVGNLIVVIVAEAKIFEAQKWEFVLFACLMFIDMAIFAVLAYYYKPIPIKSYSDEDDANTTLPIEDRKDDRGLENPTFTKGE, translated from the exons ATGACGGAAGATTCGAAGCATGGAG AGGTCGCGACGGCCAATGGCGACGGCAAGGACGTTGAGGGAGCCGATGTCAAG AAATTGAAGTACCCCCGATCGATTCCCTTCATTATCAGTAATGAGTTCTGCGAGCGTTTCAACTACTATGGCATGCGAA CTATTCTGGTTCTGTACCTTACTCGGAAGCTGGATTATGACGATGACACAGCCACGGTTCTGTATCACTCGTTCACTACGCTGGTGTACTTCATGTGCGTCATCGGAGCTATCATTTCGGACAGTTGGTTGGGTAAGTTCAAGACGATCTTGTACCTCTCGATCGTCTACGTATGCGGCAGTACGTTGATCGCAATCGGTGCCATCCCAACCTTGGATTTGGATGCCCGGGCGATGACAGTTGTTGGATTATTGCTGATCGCGATCGGTTCTGGTGGTATCAAACCATGTGTGGCGGCATTCGGAGGAGAACAGTTCAAGATGCCCGAGCAGGCCAAGTACCTGGCTCTGTTCTTCTCGATGTTCTACTTTGCTGTGAACTCCGGATCATTCGTGTCCACCATGATTACGCCAATTCTGCGAGAGGATGTCAAGTGTTTCGATTCCGATGATTGTTTCTCGCTCGCCTTTGGAGTACCTGGAATCCTCATGATTACGTCGATCATCATTTTCTTGTTCGGAAAACCACTGTACAAGATCACTGCTCCGGCCGGCAACATGTTCATGAAGGTGTCCAAATGTATCTGG ACTGCGATCCGCACCCGTTCCAAGGAGAAGTCCGTCAACCCTCGTGAGCACTGGCTGGATTACTCGGAAAAGCGATGGGGCCAACAGTTGGTCGACGAAACCAAGATTCTGCTCAACGTTCTACGACTGTACATCCCGCTGCCAGTTTTCTGGGCACTGTTTGATCAACAAGGATCCCGTTGGACCTTCCAGGCTACTCGCATGGATGGCGATCTCGGTTTCTGGACTATCAAACCCGATCAGATGCAGGTCATCAATCCACTGCTAATTCTTATTTTCATTCCTCTATATGAAGTGGCGTTCTATCCACTTCTGTCCCTACTCGGAATCCGTCGTCCACTGCAGAAGCTCACCCTAGGCGGTATCTTCGCTGGCATTGCCTTCGTCATCTCCACGATTGTAGAAATTCAACTTGAAGGCACCTACGCTGTTATGCCCCAAGCGGGTGAGTCACAGTTACGAATCTTCAACGGAATGCCTTGCGAATACAACGTTCAAACTGAGGTTCCGAACCACGATACTTTTATCCTCAAATCGATGGAGATGTTTGAGGAAAAATATATCGCCGTAAATGGAAATAAGTCCTTTACATACACTTTTACCTCGAATACACCTGGCTGCGCTGATTTTACCGACAGATTTGAATTGGAAGAGTACAAGCAGATTTCATACTTGGTCAATAACCGTGACGGCGAACCGAAACTCTTCCGCTACGAGGACAACACTGACAAATCCTCCAAGGGTTTCCCAATGTTCCGAGTACTTGGAAACACCGCTCAGGATCGGCCAATTGTCTTCAAAGACCTTGACGCTGATCCACAATTTGATCGCCACAGCAACACCACCTATTTCCATGACATCATCGAATCCTATCCATCCCGGTACGAAATCAGCGTGGACAATAAAAAATTGATGGAGTATTCCATGCGACTTGGAGGCGTCTACGCTTTCATCATCTCAGAAAATGGCAACGAACTC AAAGCTGAAGCTATTGTCGTAACCGAACCGAACTCGATCAACATGCTGTGGTTGGTGCCTCAGTACGTGGTCATGACCCTCGGAGAGGTGATGTACTCCATCACCGGACTGGAGTTCTCGTTCACCCAAGCCCCGGAGAGTATGAAATCGGTACTGCAAGGCTGCTGGCAGCTGACGGTGGCCGTTGGTAATCTGATCGTGGTCATTGTGGCCGAAGCGAAGATCTTCGAGGCGCAGAAGTGGGAGTTCGTCCTGTTTGCATGTTTGATGTTCATCGATATGGCCATATTTGCCGTGCTCGCGTACTACTACAAGCCGATTCCGATCAAGAGCTACAGCGATGAAGACGACGCAAACACCACGTTACCCATCGAAGATCGCAAAGATGATCGGGGCCTCGAGAATCCCACATTCACCAAGGGCGAATAA